In Caldalkalibacillus uzonensis, a single genomic region encodes these proteins:
- a CDS encoding cytosine permease: MSEEKVKLQLNDNALNPVPEEERRPWWEITFVTSGFCLAVSGMFAGAAIAAGLTIQQVIAAILIGNLVLALYGGFTGGIGAKTGVSTAMLSRYAFGRFGSLVISLLWAITLVGWFSVQTGFFGQTIHAMFPEGGFLTSAPVAAAWGGALMIFTAYFGFCGIRFLSNIVIPLLLILSVVGVVKSISYVGGWANIPQEVADPMTLIEAVVLVVGTFAVGAVIQPDITRYAKSAKDAWIAIIIGMVIANGFIIFAGAITARAMGTGDLPAVMLQLGLGLPALIVLIAAQWTSNDSNLYSASLSVSNMIRVERSKVALVVGIIATILGAAGFANYFVNWLSALGVAIPPIAGILIADYYFVHKQNYRFGKDTTYNALVWPAFIAWVIGILAGLYVQWGIPSLNSLVAAFLAHWLLFSLGKSINLQMSSGTVKEKEDGF; this comes from the coding sequence TTGAGTGAAGAAAAAGTGAAGTTACAGTTGAATGATAATGCATTAAATCCGGTTCCTGAAGAAGAACGAAGGCCCTGGTGGGAAATAACTTTTGTCACTTCAGGATTTTGTTTAGCTGTATCGGGGATGTTTGCTGGTGCAGCAATTGCTGCCGGTCTTACCATTCAACAAGTTATTGCTGCCATTTTAATTGGTAATTTGGTATTAGCTTTGTATGGAGGTTTCACAGGAGGTATAGGTGCGAAAACCGGTGTTTCAACAGCTATGTTGTCGAGGTATGCATTTGGGCGATTCGGCTCTTTAGTAATCAGCTTATTATGGGCTATCACTCTAGTCGGTTGGTTCTCTGTTCAAACAGGTTTTTTTGGTCAGACAATTCATGCTATGTTTCCTGAAGGTGGATTTCTTACATCAGCACCTGTGGCAGCTGCTTGGGGTGGTGCCCTCATGATTTTCACTGCTTATTTTGGCTTCTGTGGTATCCGCTTTTTGAGTAATATTGTCATCCCACTACTCCTTATTTTATCTGTTGTAGGTGTCGTGAAAAGTATATCCTACGTCGGTGGATGGGCAAATATTCCTCAAGAAGTTGCTGATCCGATGACGTTAATTGAGGCTGTAGTGTTGGTGGTTGGCACATTTGCCGTTGGAGCTGTAATACAGCCTGACATTACCCGTTATGCCAAATCTGCAAAAGATGCTTGGATCGCCATTATCATCGGCATGGTTATAGCAAACGGATTTATCATCTTTGCTGGTGCTATAACAGCAAGGGCAATGGGCACAGGGGATTTGCCAGCTGTTATGTTACAACTTGGATTGGGACTTCCAGCTTTGATTGTCCTCATAGCTGCCCAGTGGACAAGCAATGATAGTAATTTGTACTCAGCTTCTTTATCCGTGTCGAACATGATTCGCGTCGAAAGAAGTAAAGTTGCTCTTGTGGTCGGTATCATTGCTACTATTTTGGGTGCTGCAGGATTTGCAAACTATTTTGTCAACTGGCTTAGTGCTCTTGGTGTGGCTATTCCTCCTATAGCTGGTATTTTGATAGCAGATTATTACTTTGTTCATAAACAAAATTACCGTTTTGGAAAAGACACAACTTATAATGCACTTGTTTGGCCTGCATTTATTGCGTGGGTTATCGGTATCCTAGCTGGGTTGTACGTTCAGTGGGGAATTCCTTCTCTAAACTCTTTAGTTGCTGCTTTTCTTGCACATTGGTTATTGTTTTCTCTAGGTAAGAGCATTAACTTGCAGATGTCTTCTGGGACGGTTAAGGAGAAAGAAGACGGTTTTTAG